The following proteins are encoded in a genomic region of Flavobacteriales bacterium:
- a CDS encoding YiiD C-terminal domain-containing protein, which translates to MSDLMKQDFKLSTFLNLKRNEEGNLTMPFSENIQNHVQTAHAGAQFCLAELATGTFVEKAFWEFKGKIFIVLRRTETKYSAAGTDDLTAYTEIRKEEFAGYEEALRNGKPALVPVHVSVRDKKGDTTFTGKFLWYIKVISLSK; encoded by the coding sequence ATGAGTGATTTGATGAAACAAGATTTTAAACTCTCTACTTTTTTAAATTTAAAAAGAAACGAAGAAGGAAATCTTACGATGCCCTTTTCAGAAAACATTCAAAACCATGTTCAGACCGCTCACGCTGGAGCTCAATTTTGTTTGGCAGAATTAGCAACCGGCACATTTGTAGAAAAAGCATTTTGGGAGTTTAAAGGAAAAATATTTATAGTTCTCCGTAGAACCGAAACCAAATACAGCGCCGCCGGAACAGATGATTTAACCGCCTACACAGAAATTAGAAAAGAAGAATTTGCAGGTTATGAAGAGGCTCTAAGAAATGGAAAACCAGCTCTTGTTCCAGTTCATGTTTCTGTAAGAGACAAAAAAGGTGATACCACCTTTACTGGTAAATTCCTCTGGTATATAAAAGTAATCTCGCTTTCAAAATAA
- a CDS encoding transcriptional repressor has product MYRTIKTFREKGLIHEISIGGEESSYAICQDTCSDSAHHYQHVHFKCDNCNAVYCVEVEQFPSVFLPKFKISSLEIQATGLCEKCL; this is encoded by the coding sequence TTGTATCGAACTATCAAAACTTTTAGAGAGAAAGGATTAATCCATGAGATAAGTATTGGTGGCGAAGAATCGAGTTATGCGATATGCCAAGATACATGTAGCGACTCTGCTCACCACTACCAACATGTTCACTTTAAATGTGATAATTGCAATGCCGTTTATTGCGTTGAAGTAGAACAGTTCCCAAGTGTTTTTTTGCCAAAATTCAAGATATCTAGCTTGGAAATACAAGCTACTGGCTTGTGCGAAAAATGTTTATAG